The following coding sequences are from one Sander lucioperca isolate FBNREF2018 chromosome 2, SLUC_FBN_1.2, whole genome shotgun sequence window:
- the adamts13 gene encoding A disintegrin and metalloproteinase with thrombospondin motifs 13 isoform X1, whose amino-acid sequence MFFTTLLCLLLMWPGFAALMSSPLDELFHHSSSKRHIVSSPGSSPGASVSGRVRRSALMPDITHLELLVVVGPDVQQVHKQDTERYILTNLNIASELLRDMALGANMRVHLVHMIILSEPEPEIQMSPNITSSLRSVCDWGRRINPLNDTDPLHADLLLYITRYDLVLPDGNNQVRGVAQLGGACSSEWSCVITEDTGFDLGITITHEIGHSFGINHDGVGNTCSRSGFMMASDGGYNSVDLTWSPCSRHELLTFFSEGKAECVKDLPALGGSLQDWKPGLYYGVDDQCRIAFGSTARACSFTNPDLPACRVLSCHTNPDDNSSCKRLLVPLLDGTECAPHQWCLKGRCVSADELSSSVVVHGSWSNWSEFCPCSRTCGGGVTHRTRKCNNPRPAFGGNDCEGPDIEAELCHQQPCERTQLDFIAEQCSQTDLLPLYLLPNTASFYTWIPAIGFAQGDEQCRYMCESKGENFLVSRGSQFVDGTRCESDSQPPFGSTAACLRGKCQLFGCDGVLRSGEVRDVCGLCGGDGSSCSLISDSYTGGQAREYTTFLSLPVNATQVHIVNRTPLFTHMAVMVGGRYIVSGTGSMALNMTHPSPLDDNRLEYRLHLTLDLLPEMEELLLPGPLSQEINIQVYRKYGKEYGEKTNPNISYQFYVPTRNSELTDITPKGEWAVHTTPCSVSCGSGVQKHVYVCVDADTNNHLEEHNCETTPPPVPLHTSCQLSPCPPRWDMGMFGPCSASCGGGERVRPVRCVQKHGADVEKIPDSKCPPDTAPNTVEKCNLQHCPARWRVSEPGECSAVCGPGEAKRIVSCVRPEDGQDVEVDQSFCSLQIKPSDSVPCVVDVCPIGWESKGEEQPMLKSDVSPRSRQASVYVWSPVISQCSKTCGNGTLQVWFSCVDHQTRLRVTDVHCDASTKPPPQSEACNTSPCPAMWRSKQGVCSVTCGGGVANRVLYCARETEREEEEVVEDSECSDFPKPTAVVSCNDYSCPARWKVFNTSPCSASCDLGVAQRTVSCVQFVYGKESLVPEESCHAAVKPATRVPCLVQVCTFRWEVKPWSQCSVPCGYGIQSRAVSCMGPSNQEPLSPLFCMHMPKPITIQGCYMAGCGDVLPISDVTTAVTPQHPLVHPSPSPTEEITIPQATTKTSPTPKPSACGQLLLTESGTVDLKDTTGRCTISIGRPLDEVIHVKVESGSLNCRKKEYAAFFDRLAIVKKCEQIAGSELTTRTNVLLVRQNLLTPGNGVVFTYTSQKNTKKSHHQDCDIQLFSPTGVFENPTTSNTNHTCRVLINAPPLVKIRIQALHIGLVFNSTNSQSTYIMIRDMGVLKTNVFKGQQLFQWHSSGNMAEIEFHGDYLHSKGSFRAEYSFMRLLY is encoded by the exons atgttttttacgactctgctctgtctgctgtTAATGTGGCCTGGCTTCGCCGCTCTAATGAGTTCTCCATTGGACGAG ctttttcaccACTCCTCTAGTAAAAGACACATAGTTTCCTCTCCTGGTTCGTCTCCTGGTGCCTCAG TGAGTGGGCGAGTGCGTCGGTCGGCTCTGATGCCTGATATCACACATCTAGAACTGCTGGTGGTGGTAGGGCCTGATGTCCAGCAGGTCCACAAGCAGGATACAGAACGATACATCCTCACCAACCTCAACATT GCCTCAGAGCTGTTGAGAGACATGGCCCTGGGCGCCAACATGAGGGTGCACCTGGTCCACATGATTATCCTGTCAGAGCCAGAG CCAGAGATCCAAATGTCACCCAACATTACCTCCTCTCTCAGAAGTGTGTGTGACTGGGGCAGAAGGATAAACCCCTTAAATGATACAGACCCACTTCACGCTGATCTTCTGTTATACATTACAAG GTATGACCTGGTGTTGCCTGATGGGAACAACCAGGTGAGGGGTGTAGCGCAGCTGGGTGGGGCTTGCTCCAGTGAATGGAGCTGTGTGATCACAGAGGACACAGGCTTTGACCTGGGGATCACCATTACTCATGAGATTGGCCACAG TTTTGGAATCAACCATGATGGAGTAGGAAACACCTGCAGCAGGAGTGGGTTCATGATGGCCTCTGACGGAGGCTACAACAGTGTGGATCTGACCTGGTCTCCCTGCAGCAGACACGAACTGCTCACATTCTTCAG TGAAGGGAAAGCTGAATGTGTAAAGGACCTGCCTGCACTGGGAGGCTCGCTACAAGACTGGAAGCCTGGCCTATACTATGGAGTTGATGACCAGTGCCGTATAGCTTTTGGTAGCACTGCAAGAGCCTGCTCTTTCACCAATCCTGACTTG CCAGCTTGCCGTGTCCTGTCATGTCACACTAACCCAGATGATAACAGCTCCTGCAAACGTCTCCTGGTCCCACTGCTGGACGGGACAGAGTGTGCACCTCATCAG TGGTGTCTGAAGGGGCGTTGTGTGTCTGCAGATGAGCTCAGCTCCTCTGTGGTGGTGCATGGCTCCTGGTCCAACTGGTCTGAGTTCTGCCCCTGCTCACGGACATGTGGTGGGGGAGTCACTCACCGTACACGGAAATGCAACAACCCAAG ACCTGCTTTTGGAGGTAATGATTGTGAGGGACCGGATATTGAAGCTGAACTTTGTCACCAGCAG CCATGTGAGCGCACCCAGCTGGATTTCATAGCAGAGCAGTGTTCCCAAACAGACCTCCTCCCCCTCTACCTGCTACCAAACACTGCCTCCTTCTACACCTGGATCCCTGCTATAGGCTTTGCACAAG GGGATGAGCAGTGCAGATATATGTGCGAGTCAAAAGGAGAAAACTTCCTAGTAAGCCGGGGCTCTCAGTTTGTGGATGGGACTCGCTGTGAGTCAGACAGCCAGCCTCCCTTTGGCTCAACAGCTGCTTGTCTAAGAGGGAAATGCCAG CTGTTTGGCTGTGATGGTGTGCTGCGCTCTGGGGAAGTGAGGGATGTGTGCGGGCTGTGTGGTGGAGATGGATCATCCTGCAGTTTGATCTCTGACTCCTACACTGGTGGTCAGGCTAGAG AGTACaccaccttcctctctctgccaGTGAATGCCACACAGGTCCATATCGTCAACAGGACACCTCTGTTCACTCACATGG CTGTAATGGTTGGGGGTCGGTACATTGTGTCCGGGACGGGAAGCATGGCACTGAATATGACCCACCCCTCCCCGCTGGATGATAACCGCCTCGAGTACCGCCTCCACCTGACCCTTGACCTTTTGCCTGAGAtggaggagctgctgctgccagGGCCGCTGTCACAAGAGATAAACATACAG GTGTATCGCAAATATGGAAAAGAATACGGAGAAAAAACTAATCCAAACATTAGCTACCAGTTCTATGTACCTACCAGAAACAGTGAGTTGACAGACATTACACCTAAAGGCGAATGGGCTGTCCACACAACACCCTGCTCTGTCTCCTGTGGATCAG GTGTACAGAAgcatgtatatgtctgtgtggaTGCAGATACCAACAACCATTTGGAGGAACACAACTGTGAAACAACTCCTCCCCCCGTACCACTCCACACAAGCTGTCAGCTCTCACCCTGTCCccccag GTGGGATATGGGGATGTTTGGGCCTTGCAGTGCCTCCTGtggtggaggagagagagtgcGTCCTGTAAGATGTGTTCAGAAACATGGAGCTGATGTGGAAAAAATTCCAGATTCTAAATGCCCACCTGATACGGCTCCAAATActgttgaaaaatgtaacctGCAACACTGCCCTGCCAG ATGGCGTGTGTCAGAGCCAGGAGAGTGTTCAGCAGTGTGCGGGCCGGGAGAAGCGAAACGCATCGTGTCATGCGTCCGGCCCGAAGACGGTCAGGATGTTGAAGTGGATCAAAGCTTTTGTTCTTTGCAGATCAAACCGTCTGATTCTGTGCCCTGTGTGGTAGATGTTTGTCCCATTGGATGGGAATCTAAGGGAgag GAACAGCCCATGCTAAAGTCTGATGTGTCGCCACGCTCTAGACAGGCCTCTGTGTATGTCTGGAGTCCTGTTATCAGCCAGTGCTCTAAGACTTGTGGCAACG GAACCCTGCAGGTGTGGTTCTCCTGTGTGgaccaccagaccagactgagGGTGACTGACGTCCACTGTGATGCGTCTACCAAACCTCCTCCACAGTCTGAGGCGTGCAACACATCTCCCTGCCCCGCCAT GTGGCGCTCTAAGCAAGGAGTCTGCAGTGTAacgtgtggaggaggggtggccAACCGGGTGCTGTACTGTGCCAGAGAAAcagaaagggaggaggaggaggtggtggaggaTTCAGAGTGCAGTGACTTTCCCAAACCCACAGCAGTGGTTTCATGTAACGACTACAGCTGCCCAGCAAG GTGGAAGGTATTCAACACATCGCCCTGCTCGGCGTCCTGTGATTTGGGTGTAGCTCAGAGGACTGTGTCTTGTGTCCAGTTCGTCTATGGCAAGGAGAGTTTGGTGCCGGAGGAGAGCTGCCACGCAGCTGTCAAACCAGCCACCAGAGTGCCCTGCCTGGTGCAGGTCTGCACCTTTAGATGGGAGGTGAAACCATGGAGCCAG TGTTCAGTACCCTGTGGATATGGGATCCAGTCCAGAGCTGTGTCCTGCATGGGCCCCTCTAACCAGGAGCCCCTCAGCCCTCTGTTTTGTATGCACATGCCCAAACCCATCACCATCCAGGGCTGCTACATGGCCGGCTGCGGAGACGTGCTGCCCATCTCAGATGTCACCACTGCAGTTACGCCACAGCACCCATTGGTCCATCCTTCTCCAAGTCCAACAGAGGAAATCACCATCCCACAGGCCACTACAAAAACCAGCCCAACACCTAAACCCA GTGCATGTGGACAGCTACTCCTGACAGAATCAGGCACGGTGGATTTGAAAGACACGACCGGCCGCTGCACAATATCCATAGGTCGACCTCTAGATGAGGTCATTCATGTTAAAGTGGAATCTGGCTCCTTGAACTGCAGAAAAA AGGAATATGCAGCATTTTTTGACCGACTGGCAATTGTGAAGAAGTGTGAGCAGATAGCGGGAAGTGAACTGACCACCAGAACCAACGTCCTGCTGGTGCGTCAAAATCTGCTCACCCCAGGGAATGGGGTCGTGTTTACCTACACTTCACAGAAAAACACGAAGAAGAGCCACCATCAGG ATTGTGACATTCAGCTGTTTTCCCCAACTGGTGTCTTCGAGAATCCAACAACGTCCAACACTAACCACACCTGTCGAGTCCTCATCAACGCCCCTCCCTTGGTGAAGATCAGAATCCAAGCGCTGCACATAGGATTAGTATTCAACTCCACTAACTCCCAGTCTACATACATCATG ATCCGGGACATGGGTGTCTTAAAGACCAACGTGTTTAAAGGCCAACAGCTGTTTCAGTGGCACTCCTCTGGAAACATGGCTGAGATTGAATTTCATGGAGATTACCTGCATTCCAAAGGGAGCTTCAGAGCTGAATATTCCTTTATGCGTCTTTTATACTAA
- the adamts13 gene encoding A disintegrin and metalloproteinase with thrombospondin motifs 13 isoform X2 encodes MFFTTLLCLLLMWPGFAALMSSPLDELFHHSSSKRHIVSSPGSSPGASVSGRVRRSALMPDITHLELLVVVGPDVQQVHKQDTERYILTNLNIASELLRDMALGANMRVHLVHMIILSEPEPEIQMSPNITSSLRSVCDWGRRINPLNDTDPLHADLLLYITRYDLVLPDGNNQVRGVAQLGGACSSEWSCVITEDTGFDLGITITHEIGHSFGINHDGVGNTCSRSGFMMASDGGYNSVDLTWSPCSRHELLTFFSEGKAECVKDLPALGGSLQDWKPGLYYGVDDQCRIAFGSTARACSFTNPDLPACRVLSCHTNPDDNSSCKRLLVPLLDGTECAPHQWCLKGRCVSADELSSSVVVHGSWSNWSEFCPCSRTCGGGVTHRTRKCNNPRPAFGGNDCEGPDIEAELCHQQPCERTQLDFIAEQCSQTDLLPLYLLPNTASFYTWIPAIGFAQGDEQCRYMCESKGENFLVSRGSQFVDGTRCESDSQPPFGSTAACLRGKCQLFGCDGVLRSGEVRDVCGLCGGDGSSCSLISDSYTGGQAREYTTFLSLPVNATQVHIVNRTPLFTHMAVMVGGRYIVSGTGSMALNMTHPSPLDDNRLEYRLHLTLDLLPEMEELLLPGPLSQEINIQVYRKYGKEYGEKTNPNISYQFYVPTRNSELTDITPKGEWAVHTTPCSVSCGSDTNNHLEEHNCETTPPPVPLHTSCQLSPCPPRWDMGMFGPCSASCGGGERVRPVRCVQKHGADVEKIPDSKCPPDTAPNTVEKCNLQHCPARWRVSEPGECSAVCGPGEAKRIVSCVRPEDGQDVEVDQSFCSLQIKPSDSVPCVVDVCPIGWESKGEEQPMLKSDVSPRSRQASVYVWSPVISQCSKTCGNGTLQVWFSCVDHQTRLRVTDVHCDASTKPPPQSEACNTSPCPAMWRSKQGVCSVTCGGGVANRVLYCARETEREEEEVVEDSECSDFPKPTAVVSCNDYSCPARWKVFNTSPCSASCDLGVAQRTVSCVQFVYGKESLVPEESCHAAVKPATRVPCLVQVCTFRWEVKPWSQCSVPCGYGIQSRAVSCMGPSNQEPLSPLFCMHMPKPITIQGCYMAGCGDVLPISDVTTAVTPQHPLVHPSPSPTEEITIPQATTKTSPTPKPSACGQLLLTESGTVDLKDTTGRCTISIGRPLDEVIHVKVESGSLNCRKKEYAAFFDRLAIVKKCEQIAGSELTTRTNVLLVRQNLLTPGNGVVFTYTSQKNTKKSHHQDCDIQLFSPTGVFENPTTSNTNHTCRVLINAPPLVKIRIQALHIGLVFNSTNSQSTYIMIRDMGVLKTNVFKGQQLFQWHSSGNMAEIEFHGDYLHSKGSFRAEYSFMRLLY; translated from the exons atgttttttacgactctgctctgtctgctgtTAATGTGGCCTGGCTTCGCCGCTCTAATGAGTTCTCCATTGGACGAG ctttttcaccACTCCTCTAGTAAAAGACACATAGTTTCCTCTCCTGGTTCGTCTCCTGGTGCCTCAG TGAGTGGGCGAGTGCGTCGGTCGGCTCTGATGCCTGATATCACACATCTAGAACTGCTGGTGGTGGTAGGGCCTGATGTCCAGCAGGTCCACAAGCAGGATACAGAACGATACATCCTCACCAACCTCAACATT GCCTCAGAGCTGTTGAGAGACATGGCCCTGGGCGCCAACATGAGGGTGCACCTGGTCCACATGATTATCCTGTCAGAGCCAGAG CCAGAGATCCAAATGTCACCCAACATTACCTCCTCTCTCAGAAGTGTGTGTGACTGGGGCAGAAGGATAAACCCCTTAAATGATACAGACCCACTTCACGCTGATCTTCTGTTATACATTACAAG GTATGACCTGGTGTTGCCTGATGGGAACAACCAGGTGAGGGGTGTAGCGCAGCTGGGTGGGGCTTGCTCCAGTGAATGGAGCTGTGTGATCACAGAGGACACAGGCTTTGACCTGGGGATCACCATTACTCATGAGATTGGCCACAG TTTTGGAATCAACCATGATGGAGTAGGAAACACCTGCAGCAGGAGTGGGTTCATGATGGCCTCTGACGGAGGCTACAACAGTGTGGATCTGACCTGGTCTCCCTGCAGCAGACACGAACTGCTCACATTCTTCAG TGAAGGGAAAGCTGAATGTGTAAAGGACCTGCCTGCACTGGGAGGCTCGCTACAAGACTGGAAGCCTGGCCTATACTATGGAGTTGATGACCAGTGCCGTATAGCTTTTGGTAGCACTGCAAGAGCCTGCTCTTTCACCAATCCTGACTTG CCAGCTTGCCGTGTCCTGTCATGTCACACTAACCCAGATGATAACAGCTCCTGCAAACGTCTCCTGGTCCCACTGCTGGACGGGACAGAGTGTGCACCTCATCAG TGGTGTCTGAAGGGGCGTTGTGTGTCTGCAGATGAGCTCAGCTCCTCTGTGGTGGTGCATGGCTCCTGGTCCAACTGGTCTGAGTTCTGCCCCTGCTCACGGACATGTGGTGGGGGAGTCACTCACCGTACACGGAAATGCAACAACCCAAG ACCTGCTTTTGGAGGTAATGATTGTGAGGGACCGGATATTGAAGCTGAACTTTGTCACCAGCAG CCATGTGAGCGCACCCAGCTGGATTTCATAGCAGAGCAGTGTTCCCAAACAGACCTCCTCCCCCTCTACCTGCTACCAAACACTGCCTCCTTCTACACCTGGATCCCTGCTATAGGCTTTGCACAAG GGGATGAGCAGTGCAGATATATGTGCGAGTCAAAAGGAGAAAACTTCCTAGTAAGCCGGGGCTCTCAGTTTGTGGATGGGACTCGCTGTGAGTCAGACAGCCAGCCTCCCTTTGGCTCAACAGCTGCTTGTCTAAGAGGGAAATGCCAG CTGTTTGGCTGTGATGGTGTGCTGCGCTCTGGGGAAGTGAGGGATGTGTGCGGGCTGTGTGGTGGAGATGGATCATCCTGCAGTTTGATCTCTGACTCCTACACTGGTGGTCAGGCTAGAG AGTACaccaccttcctctctctgccaGTGAATGCCACACAGGTCCATATCGTCAACAGGACACCTCTGTTCACTCACATGG CTGTAATGGTTGGGGGTCGGTACATTGTGTCCGGGACGGGAAGCATGGCACTGAATATGACCCACCCCTCCCCGCTGGATGATAACCGCCTCGAGTACCGCCTCCACCTGACCCTTGACCTTTTGCCTGAGAtggaggagctgctgctgccagGGCCGCTGTCACAAGAGATAAACATACAG GTGTATCGCAAATATGGAAAAGAATACGGAGAAAAAACTAATCCAAACATTAGCTACCAGTTCTATGTACCTACCAGAAACAGTGAGTTGACAGACATTACACCTAAAGGCGAATGGGCTGTCCACACAACACCCTGCTCTGTCTCCTGTGGATCAG ATACCAACAACCATTTGGAGGAACACAACTGTGAAACAACTCCTCCCCCCGTACCACTCCACACAAGCTGTCAGCTCTCACCCTGTCCccccag GTGGGATATGGGGATGTTTGGGCCTTGCAGTGCCTCCTGtggtggaggagagagagtgcGTCCTGTAAGATGTGTTCAGAAACATGGAGCTGATGTGGAAAAAATTCCAGATTCTAAATGCCCACCTGATACGGCTCCAAATActgttgaaaaatgtaacctGCAACACTGCCCTGCCAG ATGGCGTGTGTCAGAGCCAGGAGAGTGTTCAGCAGTGTGCGGGCCGGGAGAAGCGAAACGCATCGTGTCATGCGTCCGGCCCGAAGACGGTCAGGATGTTGAAGTGGATCAAAGCTTTTGTTCTTTGCAGATCAAACCGTCTGATTCTGTGCCCTGTGTGGTAGATGTTTGTCCCATTGGATGGGAATCTAAGGGAgag GAACAGCCCATGCTAAAGTCTGATGTGTCGCCACGCTCTAGACAGGCCTCTGTGTATGTCTGGAGTCCTGTTATCAGCCAGTGCTCTAAGACTTGTGGCAACG GAACCCTGCAGGTGTGGTTCTCCTGTGTGgaccaccagaccagactgagGGTGACTGACGTCCACTGTGATGCGTCTACCAAACCTCCTCCACAGTCTGAGGCGTGCAACACATCTCCCTGCCCCGCCAT GTGGCGCTCTAAGCAAGGAGTCTGCAGTGTAacgtgtggaggaggggtggccAACCGGGTGCTGTACTGTGCCAGAGAAAcagaaagggaggaggaggaggtggtggaggaTTCAGAGTGCAGTGACTTTCCCAAACCCACAGCAGTGGTTTCATGTAACGACTACAGCTGCCCAGCAAG GTGGAAGGTATTCAACACATCGCCCTGCTCGGCGTCCTGTGATTTGGGTGTAGCTCAGAGGACTGTGTCTTGTGTCCAGTTCGTCTATGGCAAGGAGAGTTTGGTGCCGGAGGAGAGCTGCCACGCAGCTGTCAAACCAGCCACCAGAGTGCCCTGCCTGGTGCAGGTCTGCACCTTTAGATGGGAGGTGAAACCATGGAGCCAG TGTTCAGTACCCTGTGGATATGGGATCCAGTCCAGAGCTGTGTCCTGCATGGGCCCCTCTAACCAGGAGCCCCTCAGCCCTCTGTTTTGTATGCACATGCCCAAACCCATCACCATCCAGGGCTGCTACATGGCCGGCTGCGGAGACGTGCTGCCCATCTCAGATGTCACCACTGCAGTTACGCCACAGCACCCATTGGTCCATCCTTCTCCAAGTCCAACAGAGGAAATCACCATCCCACAGGCCACTACAAAAACCAGCCCAACACCTAAACCCA GTGCATGTGGACAGCTACTCCTGACAGAATCAGGCACGGTGGATTTGAAAGACACGACCGGCCGCTGCACAATATCCATAGGTCGACCTCTAGATGAGGTCATTCATGTTAAAGTGGAATCTGGCTCCTTGAACTGCAGAAAAA AGGAATATGCAGCATTTTTTGACCGACTGGCAATTGTGAAGAAGTGTGAGCAGATAGCGGGAAGTGAACTGACCACCAGAACCAACGTCCTGCTGGTGCGTCAAAATCTGCTCACCCCAGGGAATGGGGTCGTGTTTACCTACACTTCACAGAAAAACACGAAGAAGAGCCACCATCAGG ATTGTGACATTCAGCTGTTTTCCCCAACTGGTGTCTTCGAGAATCCAACAACGTCCAACACTAACCACACCTGTCGAGTCCTCATCAACGCCCCTCCCTTGGTGAAGATCAGAATCCAAGCGCTGCACATAGGATTAGTATTCAACTCCACTAACTCCCAGTCTACATACATCATG ATCCGGGACATGGGTGTCTTAAAGACCAACGTGTTTAAAGGCCAACAGCTGTTTCAGTGGCACTCCTCTGGAAACATGGCTGAGATTGAATTTCATGGAGATTACCTGCATTCCAAAGGGAGCTTCAGAGCTGAATATTCCTTTATGCGTCTTTTATACTAA
- the zgc:154046 gene encoding carnitine O-acetyltransferase, producing MLGVFVKAALRPGLVKPCRLVRSVIQIPERTLVHQEGLPKLPVPPLKQTCERYLAALEPIVSEEELEHTRQLMEEFLKGGVGERLQKGLERRARKTDNWLSEWWMQSAYLDCRMPVAVYTSPGVVLPRMRFHDRQGQMRFAAKLIAGVLDFKKMIDTDTLPIEYLSEKPLCMDQYYQILSSCRIPGPKRDTVVNHTLGKKPITHITVVHNFQFFVLDVYHSDGTPLTEDQIYMQLEKIWNSSLQTNKEPIGILTSQHRNTWGKAYNSLIKDKTNKESVRAIQKSIFTVCLDAPMPRVSDELYPSRVAAQMLHGGGARWNSGNRWFDKTLQFIVGEDGTCGLVYEHAPAEGPPIVFLIDFVVKYMRRTEIVRSPMFPLPMPLKLRFNITPEVKRDIERAKQNMNMMVHDLDVKVLMFSHFGKNVPKKHKLSPDAFVQMALQLAYFKMYNMCCSTYESASLRMFKYGRTDAIRATTADSFKFVQAMQDPAKQNAERLALLQRAVQTHKEHTYNAIYGQAIDRHLLGLRLLSIEELTSMPEIFMDTSFAVAHHYNLSTSQVGSKTDCVMCFGPMVPDGYGVCYNPMDEHINIAVTAFNSCEETHAAKFAKAVEDALLDMRALLEDTATAKQ from the exons ATGTTGGGTGTTTTTGTCAAGGCCGCG CTGCGGCCTGGCCTGGTGAAGCCATGTCGCCTGGTCAGATCAGTAATACAGATCCCAGAGAGGACCCTGGTGCACCAGGAGGGTTTACCTAAGCTGCCTGTGCCGCCCTTGAAGCAGACGTGTGAGCGATACCTGGCTGCTCTGGAGCCCATCGTCAGCGAGGAGGAGCTGGAACACACCCGGCAGCTGATGGAGGAGTTCCTCAAGGGCGGTGTTGGGGAAAGGCTGCAGAAAGGCCTGGAGCGACGGGCACGCAAGACAGACAACTGG CTGTCAGAATGGTGGATGCAGTCAGCCTATCTAGACTGCCGTATGCCGGTGGCGGTCTACACCAGCCCAGGGGTGGTCCTGCCTCGCATGCGCTTCCACGATCGACAAGGACAGATGAG GTTTGCTGCCAAACTGATTGCAGGAGTATtggactttaaaaaaatgattgacAC TGATACCCTGCCAATAGAGTATCTGAGTGAGAAGCCGCTGTGCATGGACCAGTATTACCAGATCCTGTCCTCCTGTCGTATCCCTGGTCCAAAGAGAGATACTGTTGTGAATCACACCCTCGGGAAAAAACCTATCACTCACATCACTGTGGTCCACAACTTCCAG TTCTTTGTCTTGGATGTGTACCACAGCGATGGCACCCCGCTGACAGAAGACCAGATTTACATGCAGTTGGAGAAGATCTGGAACTCATCTTTGCAGACTAACAAGGAGCCTATTGGCATCCTCACATCACAGCACCGCAACACCTGGGGGAAAGCCTATAACAGCCTCATCAAGG ATAAGACAAATAAGGAGTCAGTCCGTGCCATCCAGAAAAGTATCTTCACCGTGTGTCTGGATGCCCCGATGCCACGGGTGTCGGACGAGCTGTACCCGAGCCGCGTGGCTGCCCAGATGCTGCATGGAGGAGGAGCTCGCTGGAACAGCGGCAACCGCTGGTTTGACAAGACATTACAG TTCATCGTTGGTGAAGACGGTACATGTGGACTAGTGTATGAACATGCACCTGCCGAGGGTCCACCCATTGTGTTTCTCATCGATTTCGTTGTTAAATACAT GCGGAGAACTGAAATAGTTCGCTCTCCCATGTTTCCCCTGCCCATGCCTCTGAAACTGCGCTTTAACATTACACCTGAGGTCAAGAGAGACATTGAGAGAGCCAAACAAAATATGAACAT GATGGTGCATGACTTAGATGTGAAGGTGCTTATGTTTTCTCATTTTGGAAAAAATGTGCCAAAGAAACATAAGCTGAGTCCAGATGCCTTCGTGCAAATGGCTCTGCAACTGGCCTACTTCAA GATGTATAATATGTGCTGCTCGACATACGAGAGCGCATCGTTACGAATGTTCAAATATGGGCGAACAGACGCAATCCGTGCAACTACTGCGGACTCGTTCAAATTCGTCCAGGCAATGCAAGACCCAGCTAAACAG AACGCAGAGAGGCTGGCGCTGCTGCAGAGGGCTGTTCAGACACATAAGGAGCACACGTACAAC gcAATCTATGGACAAGCCATAGACAGACACCTCCTCGGGCTAAGGTTGCTGAGTATTGAAGAGCTGACCTCCATGCCTGAGATATTCATGGATACCTCTTTTGCTGTGGCTCATCATTATAATCTCTCCACCAGCCAg GTTGGCTCCAAGACAGACTGTGTGATGTGCTTTGGTCCAATGGTGCCAGATGGCTACGGAGTGTGTTACAATCCCATGGATGAGCACATCAACATCGCCGTCACGGCCTTCAACAGCTGCGAGGAGACGCACGCTGCCAAGTTTGCCAAGGCTGTAGAGGACGCTCTGTTGGACATGAGAGCTCTCCTGGAAGACACAGCTACAGCCAAGCAGTGA
- the LOC116050545 gene encoding immediate early response gene 5-like protein, producing the protein MECVFDAQNLISISLRKIQSSRTQRGGIKLHKNLLVTYVLRNARQFYMSKNLSQTQRTHHYEDVSAVRERQDYFELTGSLTELGDDFYCNFTGVESDTWHCGAHQPNGQPAEVPHQDASACAMLSPSDSDLMVSEACWSCADKSSWELPILNAQANQKTVLDLDTHVVTTVTNGYFHSDCCAQSKQPQGAQCYTKKRKMDTSYHIVDPEFYLPDFGPVPFKRMRTDEDLHSDSDQLDSTNISNLISVLGSGGLSEFVSWQQTDLEQIFAAQTICLKHTLLTGSGWTRAIEAF; encoded by the coding sequence ATGGAGTGTGTATTTGACGCACAGAATCTGATCTCCATCTCTTTGAGGAAAATCCAAAGCTCCAGGACGCAGAGAGGAGGCATCAAGCTCCACAAGAACTTACTGGTAACGTACGTACTGAGAAACGCTAGGCAGTTTTATATGAGCAAAAACTTGTCGCAGACGCAGAGGACGCATCACTATGAGGATGTATCTGCGGTCCGTGAAAGGCAAGACTATTTCGAATTGACTGGGAGCTTAACGGAGTTGGGCGATGACTTCTACTGCAACTTTACTGGGGTTGAGTCGGACACTTGGCACTGCGGAGCGCACCAGCCCAACGGCCAGCCTGCAGAGGTGCCGCACCAAGACGCATCTGCCTGCGCAATGCTTTCACCAAGTGACTCAGACCTCATGGTTTCGGAAGCCTGTTGGAGTTGTGCGGACAAATCATCCTGGGAGTTACCTATCCTAAACGCACAAGCCAACCAAAAGACTGTCCTGGACTTGGACACGCATGTGGTGACTACTGTCACGAATGGATACTTTCACTCAGACTGTTGCGCGCAGTCAAAACAGCCGCAGGGCGCGCAGTGCTACACTAAAAAGCGAAAGATGGACACAAGTTATCATATAGTTGATCCAGAGTTTTATTTGCCAGACTTTGGACCAGTGCCGTTTAAAAGGATGAGGACTGATGAGGATTTACATTCAGACTCGGACCAGTTGGACAGCACAAACATCTCCAACCTGATCTCAGTGTTGGGTTCAGGTGGACTATCTGAGTTTGTGAGTTGGCAGCAGACGGACCTTGAGCAAATATTCGCCGCTCAgacaatttgtttaaaacatACACTGTTAACGGGCAGCGGTTGGACCAGAGCAATCGAAGCATTTTGA